Proteins from a genomic interval of Spirochaetota bacterium:
- a CDS encoding DUF1992 domain-containing protein — protein MYIFELIAEQRIREAMERGEFDNLPGMGKPLPKDELDNIPPELRMAYKILKNAGIVPEEVELRKEIYSLQQLIDACYDDEEMKGLVKQLSAKQLRYTMLMEQKGIHVTDYEYRKKIMEKLSK, from the coding sequence ATGTACATTTTTGAGCTTATAGCAGAACAGCGTATACGCGAGGCAATGGAGCGGGGAGAGTTTGATAACCTACCGGGAATGGGTAAACCATTGCCAAAGGATGAACTGGATAATATCCCGCCAGAACTTCGTATGGCATATAAAATTTTAAAAAATGCCGGTATAGTGCCTGAAGAGGTGGAACTACGTAAAGAAATATATTCATTACAGCAGCTTATTGATGCTTGCTACGATGATGAGGAAATGAAGGGACTGGTAAAGCAGCTCAGTGCAAAACAACTACGCTATACCATGCTTATGGAGCAGAAAGGTATTCATGTGACTGACTATGAATATAGAAAAAAGATAATGGAGAAATTATCAAAGTAA
- a CDS encoding DnaJ domain-containing protein — MRIDYQEIEEAAKLLGLGDRASLKQVKEAYRKLMHEWHPDRCKHDKEICNEKAIKITEAYKLLIAFCNSYKIPLTEQKLVEELAEEDPEAFWKRKFGSDPHWGGPGYG, encoded by the coding sequence ATGCGTATTGATTATCAGGAAATAGAAGAAGCTGCAAAGCTTTTAGGTTTGGGCGATAGGGCCTCCCTAAAGCAGGTTAAAGAAGCATACCGGAAGTTAATGCATGAGTGGCATCCTGACCGCTGTAAGCACGATAAAGAAATATGCAATGAGAAGGCTATCAAAATAACTGAAGCGTATAAACTGCTCATTGCTTTTTGCAATAGCTATAAAATACCTTTGACAGAACAAAAGCTTGTGGAGGAACTTGCGGAGGAAGACCCTGAAGCTTTTTGGAAAAGGAAATTTGGCTCTGACCCCCATTGGGGAGGTCCAGGATATGGATAA